The following are encoded together in the Tripterygium wilfordii isolate XIE 37 chromosome 3, ASM1340144v1, whole genome shotgun sequence genome:
- the LOC119984749 gene encoding 60S ribosomal protein L12-like: MPPKFDPSQVVDVYVRVTGGEVGAASSLAPKIGPLGLSPKKIGEDIAKETAKDWKGLRVTVKLTVQNRQAKVSVVPSAAALVIKALKEPERDRKKTKNIKHNGNISLDDVIEIAKVMKPRSMAKDLSGTVKEILGTCVSVGCTVDGKDPKDLQQEINDGDVEIPQD, from the coding sequence ATGCCGCCGAAGTTTGACCCCTCTCAAGTCGTCGATGTTTACGTCCGCGTCACCGGAGGCGAGGTTGGTGCTGCCAGCTCCCTCGCTCCGAAGATTGGTCCGCTTGGTCTTTCGCCAAAGAAGATTGGAGAAGACATTGCCAAGGAAACTGCAAAGGACTGGAAGGGTTTGAGAGTCACTGTCAAGCTTACCGTCCAGAACCGTCAGGCTAAGGTATCGGTGGTGCCGTCTGCGGCGGCGTTAGTCATCAAGGCTCTCAAGGAGCCGGAGAGAGACCGTAAGAAAACTAAGAATATCAAGCACAATGGGAACATCTCTCTCGATGACGTGATCGAAATCGCCAAGGTTATGAAGCCGAGATCCATGGCCAAGGACTTGAGCGGGACCGTGAAGGAGATTTTGGGGACTTGCGTGTCTGTTGGTTGTACGGTCGACGGGAAGGACCCCAAGGATCTTCAGCAGGAGATTAATGATGGCGATGTTGAAATTCCACAAGATTGA
- the LOC119985954 gene encoding uncharacterized protein LOC119985954 isoform X1 codes for MAADTSSQDQRKRTLEALNRRFAVAEAELLQQKKKNGSKPVGEDAKVNNSVNFSPMVPSTRSTDTQLTTSFTTSANKGKGRSLGHTALQDAEENGPAYFPLSHPVHENLLTTNVEYRDTRGSFVHKFVHELLQKGDSAQKFMQGSRSIKIDNWILLDNYVHGRGSLTSSRMMALQSHSKRSKRHMSVKQHKKCGSFDLPQHLQKYDVFKPMNEMWKDYMMQLVKTSGKNQLAQCLLNADLHGAYILVAESKITAFTGVSGIIVRETAQAFAIITQENKFRVVPKKASVFICLVDCWKITLIGDKLTSRKLGS; via the exons ATGGCTGCTGATACATCTTCCCAAGATCAAAGGAAACGCACTTTGGAGGCCTTGAACCGGAGGTTTGCTGTTGCAGAAGCTGAGCTTCTccaacagaaaaagaagaatgggAGCAAACCAGTTGGAGAAGATGCAAAAGTAAACAATAGTGTGAACTTCTCTCCTATGGTTCCTTCTACACGTTCAACAGATACACAATTGACCACCTCCTTCACTACCTCAGCCAATAAAGGAAAAG GGCGTTCTTTAGGTCACACTGCTTTGCAAG ATGCGGAAGAAAATGGTCCTGCATATTTTCCACTTTCCCATCCTGTACATGAGAACCTATTGACAACCAATGTCGAg TATCGCGATACAAGAGGAAGCTTCGTTCATAAGTTTGTTCATGAGCTTCTTCAAAAGGGTGATTCAGCTCAGAAGTTCATGCAAGGGTCCCGAAGtataaaaattgataattgGATCCTTCTTGATAATTATGTACATGGACGTGGCAGCTTGACTAGCTCTCGTATGATGGCCTTGCAAAGCCACTCAAAGCGCTCGAAAAGGCACATGTCCGTGAAGCAGCATAAAAAATGTGGATCGTTTGATTTGCCTCAACATCTCCAAAA GTATGATGTTTTTAAGCCAATGAATGAGATGTGGAAAGACTACATGATGCAACTTGTCAAAACTTCTGG GAAGAATCAGTTAGCACAATGTCTTCTCAATGCAGATCTACATGGTGCTTATATTCTAG TTGCTGAGTCTAAGATAACTGCTTTCACTGGAGTCAGTGGCATTATAGTTCGTGAAACTGCACAAGCTTTTGCAATTATCACGCAAGAAAACAAATTTCGAG TTGTACCCAAAAAAGCTTCTGTGTTTATATGCCTAGTTGATTGCTGGAAAATTACATTGATCGGAGACAAACTTACTTCAAGAAAATTGGGCTCGTAA
- the LOC119988165 gene encoding interactor of constitutive active ROPs 2, chloroplastic-like translates to MQTPKGRSGSSGIPKRKLPAMARTARQLKTPGSDSDSVSSLNSLNKTPKDRSPKVNERKSARSPLSEKKRPGRVTELESQLAQLEEDLKKVKDQLNSSESFKRRAQQEAEDAKKQLSAMSAKLQESQQQLLELSASDDVRVQELCKISQDRDRAWQSELEAVQNQHSIDSAALASALNEIHKLKGQLEMVSQYEAVQTKHAESAHAELQSLRMELAETLSLVENLRTELGDCRESEAEALELVKKLQEQLETANAAVEVLRSDGIKTMEAYSSISTELEQSKARVKSLEELVSKLQAELVSCSSKSSANPTGNSELPQESKGNEETNHLKAELNSLKVEVNQLKSALEASETRYHEEYVQSTLQIRSAYEQAEHTKSESCRREAELDEELKKAIAHIEELRGNLMDKETELQSISEENEGLNLKIGEHQPSQGEPELPRELKRLEADIAELRANLLDKETQLQNVNEHNEMLKMEIKKRDKDQNTVNEETVAVTEMARASEHDALIRLGHLTEEADKSSRRAERVTEQLDAAQAANTELEAEMRMLKVQSDQWRKAAEAAAAMLLTGNNGKLVEKTGSLDGNHNTIGASFDSPYSEDMDDDSPKKKNGNMLKKIGVLWKKGQK, encoded by the exons ATGCAGACACCAAAAGGAAG AAGTGGATCTTCGGGAATACCTAAAAGGAAATTGCCAGCGATGGCTCGAACAGCTCGCCAACTTAAAACTCCTGGATCAGATTCTGACTCAGTTTCTTCTCTGAATTCATTGAACAAAACTCCAAAAGACAGAAGTCCTAAAGTCAATGAACGTAAATCAGCCCGAAGTCCACTGTCTGAG AAGAAGCGCCCAGGCAGAGTGACTGAGTTGGAATCACAGCTAGCACAACTCGAAGAGGATTTGAAGAAGGTGAAGGATCAGCTGAATTCATCTGAATCATTTAAAAGGCGGGCCCAACAGGAGGCCGAAGATGCCAAGAAGCAGCTCTCAGCCATGTCAGCGAAGCTTCAGGAATCTCAACAGCAGCTGCTAGAGCTTTCTGCTTCTGATGATGTTCGGGTTCAAGAACTCTGTAAAATTTCTCAGGATCGCGATAGGGCATGGCAGTCTGAACTTGAGGCTGTTCAGAATCAGCACTCAATTGATTCTGCTGCCTTGGCTTCTGCATTGAATGAAATACATAAACTGAAAGGCCAGCTGGAAATGGTGTCCCAATATGAAGCTGTGCAAACAAAGCATGCTGAGTCGGCACATGCCGAGTTACAGAGCCTTAGAATGGAACTAGCTGAAACTCTTTCACTGGTTGAAAATTTGAGAACTGAGCTTGGAGATTGCAGAGAATCTGAAGCTGAAGCCCTGGAACTTGTTAAGAAGCTTCAAGAGCAGTTGGAAACAGCAAATGCAGCTGTAGAAGTGCTGCGATCAGATGGCATCAAAACCATGGAAGCTTACAGCTCCATATCGACAGAGTTAGAGCAATCAAAAGCCCGAGTGAAATCATTGGAGGAACTTGTGAGTAAACTCCAGGCAGAGTTAGTTAGCTGTAGCAGCAAAAGCTCAGCGAATCCTACAGGCAATTCTGAACTTCCACAGGAAAGTAAAGGAAATGAGGAGACAAACCATCTCAAAGCGGAGCTTAACTCTTTGAAAGTGGAAGTCAATCAATTGAAATCTGCACTAGAAGCATCTGAGACTAGGTACCATGAAGAATATGTCCAGAGTACTTTGCAGATCAGGAGTGCATATGAGCAAGCAGAACATACAAAATCAGAATCATGCCGTAGAGAGGCTGAATTGGATGAGGAACTAAAGAAAGCCATAGCTCACATTGAAGAGTTGAGGGGGAACCTGATGGACAAGGAAACTGAATTGCAAAGTATTTCAGAGGAGAATGAAGGGCTGAACCTGAAGATTGGGGAACATCAGCCAAGTCAAGGAGAACCAGAACTTCCAAGGGAGTTAAAGAGGTTGGAGGCTGATATTGCAGAGTTGAGAGCAAATTTATTAGATAAGGAGACACAATTGCAGAACGTAAATGAGCACAATGAAATGCTGAAGATGGAAATTAAGAAAAGAGACAAGGATCAGAATACAGTTAATGAAGAGACTGTTGCTGTGACAGAAATGGCAAGGGCCTCGGAGCATGATGCTTTAATTAGGCTCGGACATTTGACAGAAGAGGCAGACAAAAGTAGCCGAAGAGCAGAACGAGTGACCGAGCAGCTGGATGCAGCCCAAGCAGCAAATACAGAATTGGAAGCAGAAATGAGGATGTTAAAAGTGCAGTCAGACCAGTGGAGGAAGGCAGCTGAGGCAGCCGCTGCTATGCTTTTAACCGGGAACAACGGGAAACTTGTTGAGAAAACAGGTTCACTTGATGGCAACCACAATACAATTGGTGCAAGTTTTGATTCACCTTACTCAGAAGACATGGATGATGACtcacccaaaaagaaaaatgggaacATGCTGAAGAAAATTGGTGTTTTGTGGAAGAAGGGTCAAAAGTAG
- the LOC119988833 gene encoding mitochondrial import inner membrane translocase subunit TIM14-2-like — protein sequence MVAPLIAAGFAVAGAAYLGKHSILAWQAFKAGPPKVLTRKFYEGGFQPVMNKREAALILGVRERDAAEKIKEAHRRVMIANHPDAGGSHYLASKINEAKDLILGKKSGGGSAF from the exons GTTGCACCATTGATAGCAGCAGGGTTTGCAGTGGCTGGCGCTGCCTATTTGGGCAAACATAGCATCCTTGCTTGGCAGGCATTTAAGGCTGGACCACCAAAAGTTTTAACGCGCAAATTTTATGAAGGGGGTTTTCAGCCTGTCATGAACAAGAGGGAAGCAGCTCTTATATTGGGAGTTAG GGAAAGAGATGCTGCTGAGAAGATCAAGGAAGCACATAGAAGAGTGATGATTGCAAACCATCCAGATGCAGGTGGTAGCCATTACCTTGCATCTAAAATAAATGAGGCAAAAGATTTAATTCTCGGTAAGAAGTCAGGTGGTGGTTCTGCATTCTGA
- the LOC119995024 gene encoding uncharacterized protein LOC119995024, whose protein sequence is MASRRFFNSKPNYIFPSAESFDSVTTGSHFEFEEADLYNFNESLQLETKKSIPTSRSKKNLRKIDKQDRAHTAMSSSLPVKVPDWSKILKEDRSRNHQNRGSYDEEDNNSDQEDRIPPHEYLERVRGASLSVHEGIGRTLKGRDLCRVRNAIWQKTGFED, encoded by the coding sequence ATGGCGTCAAGAAGATTCTTCAATTCAAAACCCAATTACATCTTCCCAAGTGCAGAGAGCTTCGATTCAGTCACAACGGGCTCCCATTTTGAGTTCGAGGAGGCCGATCTTTACAATTTCAACGAATCCTTACAATTGGAAACCAAGAAATCAATACCCACCTCACGTTCCAAGAAAAACCTGAGAAAGATCGATAAGCAAGACCGAGCCCACACGGCGATGTCTTCTTCATTGCCGGTGAAAGTGCCGGACTGGTCAAAGATTCTGAAGGAAGATCGTTCTCGTAATCATCAAAACAGAGGTAGCTACGACGAGGAGGACAACAACAGTGATCAAGAAGATAGGATCCCTCCTCATGAGTACTTGGAGAGAGTCAGAGGAGCTTCACTTTCCGTTCATGAAGGGATTGGGAGAACGCTTAAAGGGAGAGACCTTTGTCGCGTAAGAAATGCGATTTGGCAGAAAACTGGGTTCGAAGATTAG
- the LOC119985954 gene encoding uncharacterized protein LOC119985954 isoform X2, whose product MAADTSSQDQRKRTLEALNRRFAVAEAELLQQKKKNGSKPVGEDAKVNNSVNFSPMVPSTRSTDTQLTTSFTTSANKGKGRSLGHTALQDAEENGPAYFPLSHPVHENLLTTNVEYRDTRGSFVHKFVHELLQKGDSAQKFMQGSRSIKIDNWILLDNYVHGRGSLTSSRMMALQSHSKRSKRHMSVKQHKKCGSFDLPQHLQKYDVFKPMNEMWKDYMMQLVKTSGKNQLAQCLLNADLHGAYILVAESKITAFTGVSGIIVRETAQAFAIITQENKFRGNL is encoded by the exons ATGGCTGCTGATACATCTTCCCAAGATCAAAGGAAACGCACTTTGGAGGCCTTGAACCGGAGGTTTGCTGTTGCAGAAGCTGAGCTTCTccaacagaaaaagaagaatgggAGCAAACCAGTTGGAGAAGATGCAAAAGTAAACAATAGTGTGAACTTCTCTCCTATGGTTCCTTCTACACGTTCAACAGATACACAATTGACCACCTCCTTCACTACCTCAGCCAATAAAGGAAAAG GGCGTTCTTTAGGTCACACTGCTTTGCAAG ATGCGGAAGAAAATGGTCCTGCATATTTTCCACTTTCCCATCCTGTACATGAGAACCTATTGACAACCAATGTCGAg TATCGCGATACAAGAGGAAGCTTCGTTCATAAGTTTGTTCATGAGCTTCTTCAAAAGGGTGATTCAGCTCAGAAGTTCATGCAAGGGTCCCGAAGtataaaaattgataattgGATCCTTCTTGATAATTATGTACATGGACGTGGCAGCTTGACTAGCTCTCGTATGATGGCCTTGCAAAGCCACTCAAAGCGCTCGAAAAGGCACATGTCCGTGAAGCAGCATAAAAAATGTGGATCGTTTGATTTGCCTCAACATCTCCAAAA GTATGATGTTTTTAAGCCAATGAATGAGATGTGGAAAGACTACATGATGCAACTTGTCAAAACTTCTGG GAAGAATCAGTTAGCACAATGTCTTCTCAATGCAGATCTACATGGTGCTTATATTCTAG TTGCTGAGTCTAAGATAACTGCTTTCACTGGAGTCAGTGGCATTATAGTTCGTGAAACTGCACAAGCTTTTGCAATTATCACGCAAGAAAACAAATTTCGAG GTAATTTATAG